From the Flavimarina sp. Hel_I_48 genome, one window contains:
- a CDS encoding MBL fold metallo-hydrolase → MIIEQIYTGCLSQGAYYIESNGEAAIIDPLREVKPYLERAHKNGATINYIFETHFHADFVSGHVTLSKETDAPIVYGPNANPTFDAIIAADGQEFRLGELTIIALHTPGHTMESTTFLLKDKNGRDHAIFTGDTLFLGDVGRPDLAQKADTITQEELAGLLFKSLREKIMPLANDVVVYPAHGAGSACGKNMMKETVDTLGNQKEMNYALRENMTEEEFIKEVTDGLLAPPQYFPLNVKMNREGYADLDEVLKRGTRTLSPGAFERAANETGAVILDVRHQDEYEKGHIPNAIFIGIDGSFAPWAGALIADVQQPILLVTPPGREEETVTRLARVGFDHTLGYLEGGFERWAEASKPVDKIDSISAENLNKWYEKGEKTVDFEVFDVRKETEYDTEHVLDAKNTPLDFINEHLSLFPQKSIFYMHCASGYRSMVAASILKKRGYHNLVNIEGGLQAIKKTSISTTATVQQS, encoded by the coding sequence ATGATAATTGAACAGATATATACGGGCTGCCTTTCACAGGGTGCATATTATATTGAAAGTAATGGGGAAGCGGCAATTATAGATCCGCTGCGCGAGGTCAAACCCTATTTGGAACGAGCACATAAAAATGGCGCTACGATCAACTATATTTTTGAAACACACTTTCATGCTGATTTTGTGAGTGGGCACGTAACCCTTTCTAAAGAAACGGACGCTCCCATTGTTTATGGGCCTAATGCAAATCCTACTTTTGACGCCATTATTGCTGCAGATGGTCAGGAATTTCGTTTGGGTGAACTTACCATTATCGCTTTGCACACCCCCGGCCACACTATGGAAAGCACCACCTTTTTATTAAAGGATAAAAATGGCAGGGACCATGCGATTTTCACTGGCGATACCCTTTTTCTAGGTGATGTGGGGAGGCCTGACCTTGCGCAAAAAGCAGACACGATAACCCAGGAAGAGCTCGCCGGATTATTATTTAAAAGCCTGCGCGAAAAAATCATGCCCCTTGCAAATGACGTTGTGGTATATCCCGCCCACGGTGCCGGTTCCGCCTGCGGAAAAAATATGATGAAAGAAACGGTGGATACGCTGGGCAACCAGAAAGAAATGAACTACGCGCTGCGCGAAAACATGACCGAAGAAGAATTTATAAAGGAAGTAACCGATGGCCTGCTGGCACCGCCGCAATATTTCCCATTGAATGTAAAAATGAACCGGGAAGGTTATGCTGACCTTGATGAGGTATTAAAACGCGGTACCCGCACCTTGTCACCAGGAGCTTTTGAACGTGCCGCTAATGAAACCGGTGCCGTGATTCTTGATGTACGTCATCAGGACGAATATGAAAAAGGACACATCCCCAATGCTATATTTATAGGCATTGATGGAAGCTTTGCCCCCTGGGCAGGTGCATTGATCGCAGATGTGCAACAACCTATTTTATTGGTCACTCCACCCGGCCGTGAGGAAGAGACCGTTACCCGTCTCGCACGTGTGGGCTTTGATCATACGCTAGGCTATCTTGAAGGCGGTTTTGAACGCTGGGCAGAAGCGTCTAAACCAGTGGATAAAATCGATTCAATTTCTGCCGAAAACCTCAATAAATGGTATGAAAAAGGCGAAAAAACGGTTGATTTTGAGGTTTTTGACGTGCGAAAAGAAACCGAATATGATACCGAACATGTACTGGACGCAAAAAACACACCGCTCGATTTTATAAATGAGCACCTTTCCCTATTTCCGCAGAAAAGCATTTTTTACATGCACTGTGCCAGTGGTTACCGTAGTATGGTTGCGGCCTCTATCTTAAAAAAAAGAGGTTATCACAATCTGGTCAATATAGAAGGTGGATTGCAGGCGATCAAGAAAACTTCCATTTCCACAACAGCTACTGTACAGCAGTCTTAA
- a CDS encoding rhodanese-like domain-containing protein produces the protein MKNITQEEWAKGIAEDENVEILDVRTDEEVEAGMIPNARQIDIHKGQGFIDEVEKIDKSKNVYVYCRSGARSGQACQIMDSLGFESTYNLEGGFMKWEGETTQPED, from the coding sequence ATGAAAAATATCACACAGGAAGAGTGGGCAAAAGGCATCGCTGAAGATGAAAACGTAGAAATACTTGACGTGCGTACTGATGAAGAGGTAGAAGCGGGGATGATCCCAAATGCCCGTCAAATAGATATTCACAAGGGACAAGGTTTTATTGATGAAGTGGAAAAAATAGACAAATCAAAAAACGTGTATGTCTATTGCCGTAGCGGTGCCCGAAGTGGCCAGGCCTGCCAAATCATGGATAGCCTGGGTTTTGAGAGCACTTATAATCTTGAGGGCGGATTTATGAAATGGGAAGGGGAAACCACCCAGCCCGAAGATTAA
- a CDS encoding YeeE/YedE family protein translates to MKQTNNSLKYKNLNFIYQPWPWYVAGPLIALTMFALLFMGKQFGMSSNLRTMCTVAGAGKVNSFFNIDWKKERWNLMVVLGSVLGGFFASQFLSDNTVQINPEVANQLSQEYNIHSAGSSYLPTELFAVENLSDPFVLALLILGGFMVGFGARYAGGCTSGHAISGLSNLQLPSLIAVIGFFVGGLFMVHILFPLIFS, encoded by the coding sequence ATAAAGCAAACGAACAACTCTCTAAAATATAAAAATTTGAATTTCATTTATCAACCCTGGCCATGGTATGTTGCTGGCCCATTGATCGCGCTGACCATGTTTGCACTGCTCTTTATGGGCAAACAATTTGGAATGTCCTCAAACCTGCGTACCATGTGCACCGTTGCAGGAGCAGGAAAAGTAAATTCATTCTTTAATATAGACTGGAAAAAAGAACGCTGGAACTTAATGGTGGTTTTGGGATCTGTTTTGGGTGGTTTTTTCGCTTCTCAGTTCCTTTCTGATAACACTGTACAAATCAATCCGGAAGTTGCCAACCAACTTTCCCAGGAATACAATATTCACAGTGCGGGAAGTTCCTACCTGCCCACCGAACTTTTTGCAGTGGAAAATTTAAGCGATCCCTTCGTGCTTGCACTCTTGATCCTAGGCGGATTTATGGTAGGTTTTGGTGCCCGTTATGCCGGTGGCTGCACATCCGGCCATGCCATCTCTGGCCTTAGCAACTTGCAATTACCGTCACTTATAGCCGTAATTGGTTTTTTTGTGGGTGGGCTTTTTATGGTTCACATACTTTTCCCTTTAATCTTTAGCTAA
- a CDS encoding MarR family winged helix-turn-helix transcriptional regulator — translation MTIENILKLSEATTLPTKVVINIGYTTSMLEESVASILKVHDISLPQYNVLRILKGQKGKPASLASIHERMVDTNSNTSRLVDKLIVKNFVKRRICPTNRRKVEIEITTTGLELLKTVDPLTEEANKNNLSNLSKEECILLNDLLNKIRTNE, via the coding sequence ATGACCATTGAAAATATCCTTAAACTGAGCGAAGCGACTACCCTCCCTACGAAGGTGGTGATCAACATAGGATATACCACAAGCATGCTTGAAGAGTCAGTGGCCTCTATACTTAAAGTACATGATATAAGCTTGCCACAATACAATGTGTTACGCATTTTAAAGGGACAAAAAGGGAAACCGGCAAGCCTTGCCTCTATTCATGAACGCATGGTAGATACTAACAGCAATACCTCACGTCTCGTGGACAAGCTCATTGTCAAAAACTTTGTCAAGCGTAGGATTTGTCCCACTAACCGGCGTAAAGTAGAGATAGAAATCACTACCACTGGGCTTGAACTTCTCAAAACAGTAGATCCCCTAACCGAGGAAGCCAATAAAAATAACCTCTCTAATTTGAGCAAGGAGGAGTGCATATTATTAAATGATCTATTAAATAAAATCAGGACTAATGAATAA
- a CDS encoding YceI family protein, with the protein MEKIAIKSSTINWTGKKVLGKHHGTIDLKEGYFEKEGDTIIGGHFIIDMPSITVTDLDGEEKQNLEGHLKNDDFFGVDKYPTATLNMSEVSRTDKGYSMVGDLTIKENTEPLAFELDVDGNTAHTKLTIDRSKFNVRYGSGKFFDNLGDQTIRDNFELDITLHM; encoded by the coding sequence ATGGAAAAAATAGCAATCAAATCAAGCACAATCAACTGGACAGGTAAAAAGGTACTTGGCAAGCACCATGGTACCATCGACCTAAAAGAAGGTTATTTTGAAAAAGAAGGAGATACCATCATAGGCGGGCATTTCATCATTGATATGCCAAGCATAACCGTAACAGATCTTGACGGTGAAGAAAAACAAAACCTTGAAGGCCATTTAAAAAATGATGACTTCTTTGGGGTTGATAAGTATCCTACCGCAACACTAAATATGTCTGAAGTAAGCAGAACAGATAAAGGCTATTCTATGGTGGGCGATCTTACTATCAAGGAAAATACGGAGCCCCTTGCTTTTGAACTTGATGTAGATGGTAACACAGCACACACAAAACTGACCATTGACCGTTCAAAATTTAATGTACGTTACGGTTCTGGTAAATTTTTTGACAATCTTGGTGACCAGACCATCCGTGATAACTTTGAATTGGATATTACCCTGCACATGTAA
- a CDS encoding acyl-CoA thioesterase, translating into MTTQERIERSTTSIFKAVFPNTTNHYDTLFGGTAMQLMDETAFITATRFSRERMVTVSSERIDFSKPIPAGTIVELVGKVEKIGTTSLTVRVEIFVEQMYSEDRIRAVSGAFTFVAIDEDKNPMKILK; encoded by the coding sequence ATGACCACACAAGAACGCATAGAACGATCAACCACCAGCATTTTTAAGGCTGTTTTTCCCAATACCACAAACCATTACGACACCCTTTTTGGCGGTACGGCCATGCAGCTTATGGACGAGACCGCCTTTATTACCGCGACCCGGTTCAGTAGGGAACGTATGGTCACCGTAAGTTCAGAACGTATTGATTTCTCAAAACCCATACCCGCGGGCACCATTGTAGAACTGGTAGGAAAAGTGGAGAAAATAGGTACTACCAGCCTTACCGTGCGTGTGGAAATTTTTGTGGAACAAATGTATTCTGAAGACAGGATCAGGGCGGTAAGCGGCGCCTTTACTTTTGTGGCCATCGATGAAGATAAGAACCCGATGAAAATCTTGAAATAA
- a CDS encoding NAD(P)H-dependent oxidoreductase produces the protein MNNYIDQLNWRYATKKFDASKKVSTSDLELLKEAVQLSASSYGLQPYKILVVEDEKVKQQLREAGYGQSQFTDASHIFVFTHRTDFGEELVDSYISHAERIQEIEEGSLKDYEKVMKNSLMDLPQEAKSGWSARQAYLAIGNLLSAAAMFKIDACPMEGFDADAFDKILDLKDQNLHAVAVVAVGYRSEDDKHQYDKKVRRPQAELFETI, from the coding sequence ATGAATAACTACATAGACCAGTTGAACTGGCGTTACGCAACAAAAAAGTTTGATGCCTCAAAAAAGGTAAGTACCTCAGACTTAGAATTACTTAAAGAAGCCGTGCAGCTTTCCGCTTCTTCTTATGGCTTGCAACCCTATAAGATTTTAGTGGTAGAAGATGAAAAAGTAAAGCAACAATTAAGAGAAGCAGGTTACGGCCAATCTCAATTTACGGATGCATCCCACATTTTTGTCTTCACCCATCGTACGGATTTTGGAGAGGAGTTGGTTGACTCCTACATTTCGCATGCAGAACGTATTCAGGAAATAGAAGAGGGAAGCCTAAAAGATTATGAGAAAGTGATGAAAAATTCGCTTATGGATCTTCCTCAGGAAGCTAAAAGTGGCTGGTCTGCCAGACAGGCTTATCTCGCGATTGGCAATTTATTGAGTGCCGCTGCAATGTTTAAAATTGATGCCTGCCCCATGGAAGGTTTTGACGCAGATGCATTTGATAAAATACTCGATCTTAAGGATCAAAATTTACATGCAGTAGCGGTTGTCGCCGTAGGTTATAGAAGTGAAGATGACAAACATCAGTACGATAAAAAAGTCAGAAGGCCACAAGCCGAACTTTTTGAAACTATTTAG
- a CDS encoding anthranilate synthase component I family protein, with amino-acid sequence MKYSLKTKSKKLLADTITPVSVYLRLRDKFPNSLLLESSDYRANDNTFSYICCNPIASIKVENESIFQEFPDGKQTITKIEQSTDVVKILEQFAQSFTTEKTDHKVIDNGLFGYMSYDAVRYFEQVEIHKKKGDLEIPDLYYAVYGNIIAINHFNNQAYLFSHSTTETHNLDTIEQALKVKNFAEYHFSREGETESNITDEAYKELVIKCKKHCQRGDVFQIVPSKRFSQGFTGDEFNVYRALRSVNPSPYLFYFDYGNFKIFGSSPEAQLVVKEGKAEIHPIAGTTKRSGNDEQDAALAKTLSEDAKENSEHVMLVDLARNDLSRNGTDVKVETYREVQFFSHVIHLVSKVTATKNPQTSTLQVVADTFPAGTLSGAPKHRAMQLLEDYETVNRDFYGGAIGFMDFSGDFNHAIIIRSFLSKNHKLHYQAGAGVVSDSKPENELQEVYNKLGALTRALELAEEI; translated from the coding sequence ATGAAGTACAGCCTTAAAACCAAAAGCAAAAAATTACTGGCAGATACGATCACACCGGTTTCAGTGTATCTTAGGTTGCGGGACAAGTTCCCTAACAGTCTCCTGCTTGAAAGTAGCGACTACCGGGCAAATGATAATACGTTCAGTTATATCTGCTGTAATCCCATTGCATCGATAAAAGTAGAAAACGAATCCATTTTTCAGGAATTTCCCGATGGAAAACAGACCATTACAAAAATTGAGCAATCAACGGATGTGGTAAAAATCCTCGAGCAATTTGCCCAAAGCTTCACTACAGAAAAAACCGATCATAAAGTAATTGACAATGGGCTTTTTGGCTACATGTCCTACGATGCAGTACGCTATTTTGAACAGGTAGAAATACATAAGAAAAAAGGCGATCTTGAAATTCCAGATCTTTATTATGCCGTTTATGGCAATATTATAGCCATAAACCACTTTAATAATCAGGCCTACCTGTTTTCGCACAGTACAACGGAAACGCATAATTTAGACACTATTGAACAAGCACTCAAGGTCAAAAATTTCGCTGAATACCATTTTAGTCGGGAAGGTGAGACAGAATCCAATATTACTGATGAAGCGTATAAAGAACTGGTCATAAAATGCAAGAAACACTGCCAGCGCGGCGATGTATTTCAGATTGTCCCTTCTAAGCGTTTTTCTCAGGGATTTACCGGTGACGAGTTCAATGTATATCGCGCGTTGCGCAGCGTAAACCCCAGCCCGTATCTTTTCTATTTTGACTACGGGAATTTTAAGATTTTTGGAAGTTCGCCAGAAGCACAGTTGGTCGTAAAAGAAGGCAAAGCCGAAATTCACCCCATTGCGGGAACCACTAAACGTTCGGGGAATGATGAGCAGGATGCCGCACTGGCCAAGACGCTTTCGGAAGATGCAAAGGAAAACAGCGAGCATGTAATGCTTGTAGATCTCGCCCGCAACGACCTAAGCCGTAACGGTACAGATGTCAAAGTGGAAACGTATCGGGAGGTTCAGTTTTTTTCCCATGTCATCCATTTGGTAAGCAAAGTGACCGCGACAAAAAATCCGCAGACCTCCACCCTACAGGTCGTGGCAGACACGTTCCCTGCGGGAACTTTGAGCGGGGCGCCTAAACACCGCGCCATGCAGTTGCTGGAAGATTATGAGACCGTAAACCGAGATTTTTATGGTGGTGCGATCGGTTTTATGGACTTTAGCGGCGATTTTAACCATGCGATCATTATCCGTTCTTTTCTTAGTAAAAATCATAAGTTACACTATCAGGCCGGCGCCGGTGTGGTAAGCGATAGCAAACCGGAAAACGAATTGCAGGAGGTCTATAATAAACTGGGCGCACTCACCCGCGCGCTTGAACTGGCGGAGGAAATATAA
- a CDS encoding DUF6691 family protein, with protein sequence MKYATYLLIGTFFGIVMYKSEAASWFRIYEMFQFGSFHMYGIIGSALAIGIVGVQIIKRKNLKAINRQEMQLTPKKTSFFRYAIGGLIFGMGWALAGACPGPMYVLAGAGYFSILIVIAGALLGTFVYGILREKLPH encoded by the coding sequence ATGAAATACGCAACTTACCTTCTAATTGGTACTTTTTTCGGAATAGTAATGTATAAATCTGAGGCTGCTTCCTGGTTTAGGATTTATGAAATGTTTCAGTTTGGTTCTTTCCATATGTACGGTATTATTGGTTCTGCACTTGCTATTGGTATCGTGGGAGTACAAATCATTAAGCGCAAAAACCTCAAAGCCATAAATAGGCAGGAAATGCAGTTAACGCCTAAAAAAACAAGCTTTTTCAGATATGCGATCGGCGGACTGATTTTCGGTATGGGTTGGGCGCTTGCGGGCGCATGTCCCGGGCCTATGTATGTTCTTGCCGGCGCGGGATATTTTTCCATACTCATAGTAATAGCTGGCGCATTGCTGGGCACTTTTGTATATGGCATTTTAAGAGAAAAGTTGCCACATTGA
- a CDS encoding cysteine-rich CWC family protein has protein sequence MASHEEKYCPRCKARFECKVGSIILCQCSAVKLTFAQREYLNIQYTDCLCATCIKELRSEYNLMKHNQSLKKILGPYFKEQ, from the coding sequence ATGGCCAGTCATGAAGAAAAATATTGCCCACGTTGCAAAGCTCGTTTTGAGTGCAAGGTGGGCTCTATTATTTTGTGCCAGTGCAGTGCCGTAAAGCTCACTTTTGCCCAGCGCGAATACTTGAATATACAGTATACAGACTGCCTTTGCGCTACCTGTATCAAAGAACTGCGCAGCGAATACAATCTAATGAAACACAACCAAAGCCTGAAAAAAATCCTGGGCCCTTATTTTAAAGAACAATGA
- a CDS encoding Gfo/Idh/MocA family protein has product MENRRSFIKKSGLFLAASTMPFPQAIFGQKKKLGVALLGLGNYASTQLAPALQETKHIELRGIITGSPEKIPQWKKKYNIQDANVYSYDNMGDIATNDAIDVIYIVTPTFLHAKYATAAANAGKHVFCEKPMAMTAAECQQIIDACKENKVKLAIGYRMQHEKNTRQIMQWAKSKPYGTMKSITTAAGFKIGSSGGWRLDGSKGGGAIYDMGVYPLNATRYSTGLEPISVTARHENTRPDLFTNGANEITYFNMEFPGKIMADCKVSYADGYNNLDIQCADGSYELSPFQSYTGVKGSTSDGKKLPPCECVQQAIQMDDDALSIINNKPMMVPGTEGLRDIRIVEAIFESAKNGSQKIVL; this is encoded by the coding sequence ATGGAGAATAGAAGAAGTTTTATAAAGAAGTCTGGTTTATTTCTAGCTGCCAGCACTATGCCCTTTCCGCAGGCTATTTTTGGACAAAAAAAGAAATTGGGTGTAGCCCTTTTAGGTCTTGGCAATTACGCCTCGACACAGTTGGCGCCCGCACTTCAGGAAACTAAGCATATTGAACTTCGCGGGATCATAACCGGGAGTCCGGAAAAAATACCCCAATGGAAAAAGAAATACAATATTCAGGATGCCAATGTTTATAGTTATGATAATATGGGCGATATCGCAACTAATGACGCTATAGATGTCATCTACATTGTCACACCCACTTTTTTGCATGCAAAATACGCTACTGCCGCGGCAAATGCGGGAAAACATGTTTTTTGCGAAAAGCCAATGGCTATGACTGCTGCGGAGTGCCAACAAATTATAGATGCCTGCAAAGAGAATAAAGTCAAACTGGCGATAGGTTATCGCATGCAACATGAAAAAAACACACGTCAAATCATGCAATGGGCAAAATCAAAACCTTATGGTACGATGAAAAGCATAACCACAGCAGCTGGTTTTAAGATAGGCTCTTCCGGCGGGTGGAGGCTGGATGGGTCAAAAGGGGGCGGCGCTATTTATGACATGGGGGTTTATCCGCTCAACGCAACCCGGTACAGCACTGGGCTGGAACCTATTTCGGTAACCGCGCGCCATGAAAATACCCGTCCCGATTTATTTACTAATGGAGCTAACGAGATCACCTACTTCAATATGGAGTTTCCCGGGAAAATTATGGCAGATTGCAAGGTGTCCTACGCTGATGGCTATAACAATCTGGACATACAATGTGCAGATGGAAGTTATGAACTTTCCCCTTTTCAAAGTTATACCGGCGTAAAAGGATCTACTTCAGACGGAAAAAAATTACCTCCCTGTGAATGCGTGCAGCAGGCCATCCAGATGGATGATGATGCGCTCTCAATTATAAACAACAAACCCATGATGGTCCCTGGAACTGAAGGGTTGCGCGATATACGCATCGTGGAAGCAATTTTTGAATCGGCTAAAAATGGCTCCCAAAAAATTGTTTTATAG
- the metE gene encoding 5-methyltetrahydropteroyltriglutamate--homocysteine S-methyltransferase, translating to MQTHILGYPRIGSHRELKKACEQYWAGKISKNDLLKAAHEVKKHNWQLQKDAGIDLIPSNDFSFYDHVLDMALTVNAIPKRYHEVLFEKGNTELDLYFAMARGYQKDTLDITAMEMTKWFDTNYHYIVPEFYPNQEFKLFSTKIVDEFKEAKHLGISTKPVLVGPVSFLLLGKEKASGFHRVALLEKLLPVYLDILGQLEELGATWVQFDEPFLALDLSAAEKMALNNTYSTIKKHFPKLKILVATYFEGLKDNLKLALKLPICALHIDLVHNPEQLTEVLEHAPEELSISLGLVDGRNIWKNDLESSLAIIKKAEKIVGPDRILIAPSCSLLHVPCDLDLENDVKSLAAEVKGWLAFAKQKVREVTALQDLTNETLQATTIALLEDSKTATASRKTAKTIHNSKVKERAKAIATSHTQRKNAFEIRKDIQRKNLGLPAYPTTTIGSFPQTKEVRAWRAQFKKGDLSITEYERLLQTETEKTIRWQEEIDLDVLVHGEFERNDMVEYFGERLNGFAFTKFGWVQSYGSRCVKPPIIYGDIERPEAMTVAWSTYAQSLTHKVVKGMLTGPVTILQWSFVRNDQPRAVTCKQIALAIRDEVTDLEKAGIKIIQIDEPALREGLPLRKADWEHYLEWAISAFRISASGVNDATQIHTHMCYSEFNDIIQHIAAMDADVITIECSRSQMELLDAFAKFNYPNEIGPGVYDIHSPRVPNKKEMVALLEKAKAVIPEDQLWINPDCGLKTRHWEETKAALTEMVSAAKNMRAALSKKAVI from the coding sequence ATGCAAACGCACATTCTTGGCTATCCGCGAATAGGTAGCCACAGGGAACTCAAAAAAGCCTGCGAACAGTACTGGGCTGGCAAAATCTCTAAAAATGACCTGCTGAAGGCTGCCCACGAGGTAAAAAAACACAACTGGCAACTTCAAAAAGATGCAGGGATTGACCTCATCCCCTCTAACGATTTCTCGTTTTATGATCACGTCCTGGATATGGCGCTGACCGTGAATGCCATCCCAAAGCGCTATCATGAAGTACTCTTTGAAAAAGGAAATACAGAACTGGACCTCTACTTTGCCATGGCGCGCGGGTATCAAAAAGATACGCTGGATATTACCGCTATGGAAATGACAAAGTGGTTTGATACCAACTACCATTACATCGTTCCAGAATTTTATCCCAATCAGGAATTCAAATTATTCTCAACCAAGATCGTGGATGAATTTAAAGAAGCAAAACACCTTGGTATTAGCACAAAACCAGTGCTTGTGGGACCTGTTTCCTTTTTATTGCTAGGCAAGGAAAAAGCCAGTGGTTTCCATAGGGTAGCACTTCTTGAAAAACTGCTTCCGGTGTATCTGGATATCCTTGGCCAACTGGAAGAACTGGGTGCCACCTGGGTACAGTTTGATGAGCCTTTTCTGGCCCTTGACCTCAGCGCAGCCGAAAAAATGGCCTTAAATAATACGTATTCAACGATTAAAAAACATTTTCCGAAGTTAAAAATACTGGTAGCAACCTATTTTGAAGGTCTAAAAGACAACCTCAAACTGGCCTTAAAACTTCCTATTTGCGCCCTGCACATTGACCTGGTGCACAATCCCGAGCAACTTACGGAGGTACTGGAGCATGCGCCGGAAGAACTTAGCATTTCGCTGGGGCTCGTAGATGGACGCAATATCTGGAAGAACGACCTCGAGTCATCCCTTGCCATTATAAAAAAGGCTGAAAAAATAGTAGGTCCTGACCGTATTCTTATCGCGCCCAGCTGTTCGCTGTTGCACGTGCCCTGCGACCTCGATTTAGAAAACGATGTTAAATCACTTGCTGCGGAAGTAAAAGGCTGGTTGGCCTTCGCCAAACAAAAAGTAAGAGAAGTAACCGCACTTCAGGACCTTACAAATGAAACTTTGCAAGCAACAACTATTGCATTGCTTGAAGATTCAAAAACGGCCACCGCAAGCCGAAAAACAGCTAAAACCATACACAATTCAAAAGTAAAAGAACGCGCCAAAGCGATCGCTACATCACATACCCAGCGCAAAAATGCCTTTGAAATACGCAAAGATATACAGCGCAAAAATCTGGGACTGCCCGCCTATCCTACCACAACAATAGGTTCTTTTCCCCAGACCAAAGAAGTGAGGGCCTGGCGCGCCCAGTTCAAAAAAGGCGATCTTAGCATCACCGAATATGAGCGCCTGCTCCAGACAGAAACCGAAAAAACGATTCGCTGGCAGGAAGAAATCGACCTTGATGTGCTGGTACATGGCGAATTTGAGCGCAACGACATGGTTGAATATTTTGGGGAGCGCCTCAATGGTTTTGCTTTTACAAAATTTGGCTGGGTACAAAGCTATGGTAGCCGCTGTGTTAAACCGCCCATAATTTATGGCGACATAGAGCGTCCAGAAGCAATGACCGTGGCCTGGAGCACCTATGCGCAAAGTCTTACCCATAAAGTGGTAAAAGGAATGCTCACGGGACCAGTTACTATTTTACAATGGAGTTTTGTACGTAACGATCAGCCGCGTGCGGTGACGTGCAAGCAGATTGCCCTTGCCATTCGCGATGAAGTGACAGACCTGGAAAAAGCAGGCATCAAAATTATTCAAATAGATGAACCGGCATTGCGCGAAGGCCTGCCCCTTCGCAAAGCAGACTGGGAACATTATCTGGAATGGGCGATCAGCGCCTTCCGTATTTCTGCTTCTGGGGTGAATGATGCAACCCAGATTCATACTCACATGTGCTATTCAGAATTTAACGATATCATACAGCATATTGCAGCCATGGACGCGGATGTGATCACCATAGAATGCTCACGCTCCCAGATGGAATTGCTGGATGCCTTTGCAAAGTTTAATTATCCCAATGAAATTGGTCCCGGCGTCTATGATATACATTCGCCCCGGGTTCCCAATAAAAAGGAAATGGTAGCACTCCTGGAAAAGGCCAAAGCGGTTATCCCGGAAGACCAACTGTGGATAAACCCAGATTGCGGACTCAAAACACGCCACTGGGAAGAGACCAAAGCTGCCCTTACCGAAATGGTTTCCGCAGCCAAGAACATGAGGGCCGCGCTTTCTAAAAAAGCCGTAATCTAG